The following coding sequences lie in one Lolium perenne isolate Kyuss_39 chromosome 2, Kyuss_2.0, whole genome shotgun sequence genomic window:
- the LOC127333436 gene encoding UPF0613 protein PB24D3.06c: MTSTSSWFSGITRAVSGNPTSSSAMPPAGGVASAPASLPDAPAAVGGKGGVVASVATAGAGARKKQLQGSLFKYGPKSAQVAFRTGDFNHQVIFIGGLTDGLLATDYLEPLSVALEVEKWSLVQPLLSSSYIGYGISSLEQDALELDQLISYLINKENSEGVILLGHSTGCQDIVHYMRTNFACSKAVSGVILQAPVSDREYRATLPETAEMIDLAAKMISEGRGMDLMPREANSDAPITAYRFHSLCAYMGDDDMFSSDLSEDQLRQRLGHMSITQCQVIFSMGDEYVPEYVNKEALIDRLCWALGGAEKVQIEWGDHALSNRVQEAVRAILDFVKREGPKGWDDPWS; encoded by the exons ATGACTTCCACCTCCTCCTGGTTCTCCGGCATCACTCGCGCCGTATCCGGCAATCCCACCTCCTCCTCAGCCATGCCTCCCGCCGGTGGCGTCGCTTCTGCCCCCGCCTCCCTCCCCGACGCTCCCGCCGCCGTGGGCGGCAAGGGTGGCGTTGTTGCCTCTGTAGCCACCGCAGGCGCAGGCGCGCGCAAGAAGCAGCTCCAGGGCTCTCTGTTCAAGTATGGGCCCAAGTCCGCTCAG GTTGCATTCCGAACGGGTGATTTTAACCATCAGGTGATATTCATTGGTGGTTTGACAGATGGTCTCTTAGCAACTGA CTACTTGGAACCACTGTCAGTTGCATTGGAGGTTGAGAAATGGTCACTTGTCCAACCATTACTTTCTTCATCCTATATTGGATACGGAATTTCCAGCTTGGAGCAA GACGCATTGGAACTTGATCAGCTCATTAGCTACttgataaataaagaaaattctgAAGGAGTAATATTGCTCGGTCACAGCACTGGTTGCCAG GATATCGTGCATTACATGCGGACAAACTTTGCATGTTCCAAAGCTGTTTCCGGGGTAATTTTGCAG GCCCCAGTAAGTGACAGGGAGTATAGGGCAACTCTTCCAGAAACAGCAGAAATGATAGACCTGGCAGCGAAAATGATCAGTGAGGGCCGTGGAATGGATTTAATGCCGAGAGAAGCAAATTCAGATGCTCCAATTACTGCATACAG GTTCCACTCCCTTTGCGCATACATGGGTGATGATGACATGTTCAGTTCTGATCTTAGCGAAGACCAGCTGAGGCAGAGACTTGGTCATATGTCAATCACTCAGTGCCAG GTTATTTTCTCAATGGGGGATGAGTATGTCCCAGAATATGTCAATAAGGAGGCACTCATAGACAG ACTATGTTGGGCACTCGGAGGTGCAGAGAAAGTTCAAATAGAATGGGGAGACCATGCCCTCTCCAACAGGGTGCAAGAGGCAGTTCGGGCCATTTTAGATTTTGTTAAGAGGGAGGGGCCCAAAGGATGGGACGATCCATGGAGCTAG